The following proteins are co-located in the Fischerella sp. PCC 9605 genome:
- a CDS encoding class I SAM-dependent methyltransferase, translating into MSDSQTVSTAVAKLYDTYPFPPEPLLDQPPPGYNWRWNWLAAYNFCTGQKPQKQDIRILDAGCGTGVGTEYLVHLNPYASVVGIDLSAGALQVARERCKRSKANRVEFHHLSLYDVEQLPGEFDFINCVGVLHHLGDPIRGIQALAKKLAPSGLMHIFVYGELGRWEIQLMQKAIALLQGDKQGDYRDGVQVGRKIFSALPENNRIVKRERERWSLENQRDECFADMYVHPQEIDYNIDTLFELIDASGLEFLGFSNPGFWQLERLLRKAPELIERAVRLSDRQRYRLIELLDPEVTHYEFFLGRPPITKADWSADDALMAAIPERNPCIDGFPSQCVFNYDYQIVNLSEAELKFLQACEGKKTVAEIFRDDEPLELKQVRSLLKQQLIMLTPT; encoded by the coding sequence ATGTCCGACTCTCAAACTGTTAGTACTGCTGTTGCCAAACTCTACGATACCTACCCCTTCCCTCCAGAACCGTTGCTCGATCAACCACCCCCAGGCTACAACTGGCGCTGGAATTGGCTAGCTGCTTATAACTTCTGCACCGGACAAAAACCCCAAAAACAAGACATCCGCATTTTAGATGCTGGCTGCGGTACGGGGGTGGGAACAGAGTACTTGGTTCACCTCAACCCCTACGCTTCTGTAGTCGGAATTGATCTTAGTGCTGGGGCGCTACAAGTGGCGCGAGAACGCTGCAAACGTTCCAAAGCAAATCGTGTCGAGTTCCACCATCTTAGCCTGTACGACGTCGAACAACTTCCGGGTGAGTTTGATTTCATTAACTGTGTGGGGGTACTGCACCACTTAGGCGACCCCATTCGCGGTATTCAAGCTTTGGCAAAGAAATTAGCACCAAGCGGTTTAATGCACATCTTCGTGTATGGAGAGTTGGGACGCTGGGAAATTCAACTGATGCAAAAAGCGATCGCTCTCCTCCAAGGTGACAAACAGGGCGATTACCGCGATGGTGTACAGGTAGGACGAAAAATATTTTCTGCTTTGCCAGAAAATAATAGAATTGTCAAGAGAGAAAGAGAACGTTGGTCTTTGGAAAATCAGCGGGATGAATGCTTTGCTGACATGTATGTCCATCCCCAGGAAATTGATTACAATATAGACACGCTGTTTGAACTCATCGACGCTTCAGGATTAGAGTTTCTCGGCTTCTCAAATCCTGGTTTTTGGCAATTGGAGAGACTTTTGCGCAAAGCACCGGAACTAATTGAACGGGCAGTTAGGTTAAGCGATCGCCAACGTTACCGTTTGATAGAATTGCTAGACCCGGAAGTAACCCACTATGAGTTTTTCCTTGGTCGTCCACCAATAACCAAAGCCGACTGGTCAGCCGATGATGCTTTAATGGCAGCGATTCCAGAACGCAATCCCTGTATAGATGGGTTTCCGAGCCAGTGCGTATTTAATTATGATTACCAAATAGTCAACTTGTCGGAAGCCGAATTAAAATTTCTGCAAGCCTGTGAGGGGAAGAAAACAGTCGCGGAAATTTTCAGGGATGATGAGCCGCTAGAGTTAAAGCAAGTGCGATCGCTTCTGAAGCAGCAGTTGATTATGTTAACACCAACCTGA
- the apcB gene encoding allophycocyanin subunit beta, translating to MQDAITAVINSSDVQGKYLDTAALEKLKSYFNTGELRVRAATTIAANAAAIVKEAVAKSLLYSDITRPGGNMYTTRRYAACIRDLDYYLRYATYAMLAGDPSILDERVLNGLKETYNSLGVPVGATVQAIQAMKEVTASLVGPDAGKEMGVYFDYISSGLS from the coding sequence ATGCAAGACGCAATTACCGCTGTTATTAATTCTTCGGACGTTCAAGGTAAGTACCTCGACACCGCAGCTCTAGAGAAACTCAAGAGCTACTTCAATACTGGTGAACTGCGCGTACGTGCTGCTACCACCATCGCTGCTAATGCTGCTGCGATTGTGAAGGAAGCTGTTGCTAAGTCTCTGCTGTACTCTGACATCACCCGTCCCGGTGGTAACATGTACACCACTCGCCGCTATGCAGCTTGTATCCGCGATTTGGATTACTACCTGCGCTATGCAACCTATGCTATGCTGGCTGGCGACCCCTCCATTTTGGATGAGCGCGTACTGAATGGTTTGAAGGAAACCTACAACTCCTTGGGTGTACCCGTAGGAGCTACCGTACAAGCTATCCAAGCTATGAAGGAAGTAACCGCTAGCTTGGTTGGTCCAGACGCTGGAAAGGAAATGGGCGTTTACTTCGACTATATTAGCTCTGGCTTGAGCTAG
- the apcA gene encoding allophycocyanin subunit alpha — protein sequence MSIVTKSIVNADAEARYLSPGELDRIKSFVTSGERRLRIAQVLTDNRERIVKQAGDQLFQKRPDVVSPGGNAYGQEMTATCLRDLDYYLRLITYGIVAGDVTPIEEIGVVGVREMYKSLGTPIDAVAGGVNAMKNVAASLLSGEDAAEAGAYFDYLVGAMS from the coding sequence ATGAGTATCGTCACGAAGTCCATCGTGAATGCAGATGCAGAAGCCCGCTATCTCAGCCCTGGCGAACTGGATCGGATCAAGAGCTTTGTTACCAGCGGTGAGCGCCGTCTGCGGATTGCTCAAGTTTTGACAGACAACCGCGAGCGGATTGTTAAGCAAGCTGGTGACCAGCTGTTCCAAAAGCGCCCTGATGTTGTATCTCCTGGTGGCAACGCTTACGGTCAAGAAATGACCGCTACCTGTCTGCGTGACTTGGATTATTACCTCCGCCTCATCACCTACGGTATCGTAGCTGGTGATGTCACCCCCATCGAAGAAATCGGTGTTGTAGGCGTCCGTGAAATGTACAAGTCTCTCGGAACTCCTATCGATGCCGTTGCTGGCGGTGTCAACGCAATGAAGAATGTTGCTGCTTCCCTGTTGTCTGGTGAAGACGCTGCTGAAGCTGGCGCTTACTTCGACTACCTCGTTGGCGCGATGTCGTAG
- a CDS encoding ATP synthase subunit I, producing MSLSDQSTDPTPTTRQDTQSGFEDAEPVNSMQEFYKLYQEFLLITLVLTGIIFISVWIFYSLNIALNYILGAFTGMLYMRMLAKDVERLGPEKRQLNKNRLALLVVIILLASRWNELQILPIFLGFLTYKATLIIYVVREAFISGLPTPR from the coding sequence GTGAGCTTGTCCGATCAATCAACTGATCCCACACCGACAACACGACAAGATACTCAATCTGGTTTTGAGGACGCAGAACCAGTAAACTCTATGCAAGAGTTCTACAAACTCTACCAGGAGTTTTTGCTAATCACACTTGTCTTAACGGGGATTATTTTTATCTCTGTGTGGATTTTTTATTCCCTAAATATTGCCCTGAATTATATTCTTGGGGCATTTACGGGTATGCTTTACATGAGGATGTTGGCAAAAGATGTTGAGCGTTTGGGCCCAGAAAAGCGGCAGCTGAATAAAAATCGGTTGGCCCTATTAGTAGTCATAATCCTACTGGCATCCCGGTGGAATGAACTACAAATTTTGCCCATATTTTTGGGATTTCTCACTTATAAAGCAACGCTCATCATCTATGTAGTCAGAGAGGCGTTTATCTCTGGCTTGCCGACACCTCGATAA
- a CDS encoding phycobilisome rod-core linker polypeptide: MSVKASGGSSVARPQLYQTLAVSTISQAEQQDRFLGAGELSELASYFASGAKRLEIAQALTDNSEIIVSRAANRIFVGGSPMAFLEKPREPEVAMAVAAAAATADVREGMKLGTVTYVESRGGFLENLRSIFNTSPSGPVPPGFRPINVARYGPANMAKSLRDLSWFLRYATYAIVAGDPNIIAVNTRGLREIIENACSGEATIVALQELKAAALSYFRKDSEATDIVSQYMDVLITEFKAPTPSNKLRQRPSGDQQGLQLPQIYFNAAERRQKFVMKPGLSAAEKTEVVKAAYRQIFERDITRAYSLSISYLESQVKNGDISMKEFVRRLGKSPLYRKQFYEPFINSRALELAFRHFLGRGPSSREEVQKYFDIVSRGGLSALIDALVDSEEYSDYFGEETVPYIRGLGQEAQECRNWGPQQDLFKYSAPFRKVPQFITTFAGYNQPLPDQHPYGSGNDPLEIQFGAIFPKETRNPSSRPAPFGKDTRRILIHQGPGINNQTGNPDARGAFPGTLGPKVFRLDQIPRTLSKGTGKGASVKYSESSTQAVIRGAYLQVFGRDVYDGQRLKVQEIKLENGEISVREFVRALAKSDLFRKLYWTPYYVCKAIEYIHRRLLGRPTYGRQENNKYFDICAKKGFYALIDAIIDSEEYSQAFGEDTVPYERYLTPAGVALRKLRVGSIREDVGAKVEKQETPMFVQMGAVTETRTEPDIQSRINQGVSKKREQRKIFKLVAGTGDKVAVQTVISAAYRQIFERDIAPYVASSREFKVLESKLSNGEITVKEFIEGLGCSGLYLKEFYAPYPNTKVIELGTKHFLGRAPLDQAEIRKYNQILATQGIRAFIRTMLNTPEYLQAFGEDTVPYNRFATLPAANFPNSQRLYNQLTKQNKDIVVPSFESTKPRMDVAQMPIMAKAIADMAAKARQIDKSKPLFIELGRSYNDGRGQSVEVGVGTTRRKPARIYRMTVGANQAEMQQVMNAIYVQVMDVFSGQVPEYFRRSDLESKLRNGEISVREFVRELASSEIYRKRFYTPYPNTKVIEFLFRHLLGRAPATQAEIRQYNKLLADGGLRTAVEAMVNSPEYTRYFGEDVVPYQRFPSLPAGNYLGSVQAAADLVKQSWSSLSPSVLTGRYSQG, from the coding sequence ATGAGTGTTAAGGCAAGTGGTGGAAGCTCAGTTGCGCGTCCGCAACTATATCAAACCCTAGCTGTATCAACAATTTCCCAGGCGGAGCAGCAAGACCGTTTTCTGGGAGCCGGAGAACTAAGTGAACTGGCAAGCTATTTTGCATCTGGTGCAAAACGTTTAGAAATTGCCCAGGCGCTCACGGACAATTCCGAAATTATTGTCTCTCGCGCTGCCAACAGGATTTTTGTTGGTGGTTCGCCGATGGCTTTTTTAGAAAAGCCTAGAGAACCAGAAGTGGCGATGGCTGTGGCTGCAGCTGCGGCAACAGCGGATGTAAGAGAAGGAATGAAACTGGGAACAGTCACCTACGTAGAATCTCGTGGTGGCTTCCTAGAAAATTTACGTTCCATCTTTAACACTTCACCCAGCGGCCCGGTTCCACCAGGTTTCCGACCAATTAACGTCGCCCGTTATGGCCCTGCTAATATGGCTAAGAGCTTGCGGGACTTATCGTGGTTCCTGCGCTATGCTACTTATGCGATCGTGGCTGGCGACCCCAATATTATCGCCGTGAATACGCGCGGTCTGCGGGAAATCATTGAAAACGCTTGCTCTGGTGAAGCTACAATTGTTGCTTTGCAGGAACTGAAAGCTGCTGCGCTTTCCTATTTCCGCAAAGACTCTGAGGCAACAGACATTGTGTCTCAGTACATGGATGTTTTAATTACAGAATTCAAAGCACCCACTCCTTCTAATAAATTACGGCAACGTCCATCTGGCGACCAACAAGGTTTACAACTGCCCCAAATTTACTTTAATGCGGCAGAACGACGTCAGAAGTTTGTGATGAAGCCTGGTTTATCCGCAGCTGAAAAAACTGAGGTAGTCAAGGCAGCATATCGGCAAATCTTTGAGCGTGACATTACCCGCGCTTACAGCTTGTCGATATCTTATCTAGAATCCCAGGTCAAAAATGGCGACATCTCAATGAAAGAGTTTGTTCGCCGTCTTGGTAAATCTCCACTTTACCGGAAACAATTTTACGAACCATTTATTAATAGCCGCGCCCTAGAACTTGCTTTCCGCCACTTTTTGGGACGGGGGCCAAGTAGCCGGGAAGAGGTACAAAAATACTTTGATATTGTTTCCCGAGGCGGTCTGTCAGCCTTAATCGATGCGCTGGTAGACTCTGAGGAATACTCTGACTACTTTGGCGAAGAAACGGTACCCTATATCCGGGGTCTCGGTCAAGAAGCCCAAGAATGTCGTAACTGGGGTCCGCAGCAAGACTTGTTTAAGTACAGCGCACCTTTCCGGAAAGTACCGCAATTTATCACAACTTTTGCGGGTTACAACCAGCCGTTGCCTGACCAGCATCCCTACGGTTCCGGTAACGATCCTCTGGAAATTCAGTTTGGGGCAATTTTCCCGAAAGAAACTCGCAACCCCAGCAGCCGTCCTGCTCCTTTTGGTAAGGATACAAGACGCATTCTCATTCACCAAGGGCCAGGAATTAATAACCAAACTGGCAACCCAGATGCTCGCGGTGCGTTTCCTGGTACTCTGGGACCAAAAGTGTTCCGCTTGGATCAAATTCCCAGAACCTTAAGCAAGGGAACTGGCAAGGGAGCAAGTGTAAAATACTCCGAAAGCTCTACCCAAGCCGTAATTCGTGGGGCTTACCTGCAAGTATTTGGTCGCGATGTCTACGATGGTCAGCGCCTGAAAGTACAAGAAATTAAGCTGGAAAACGGCGAAATTTCCGTACGCGAGTTTGTCCGGGCTTTGGCGAAGTCGGATCTGTTCCGCAAGCTCTACTGGACACCTTATTATGTGTGTAAGGCGATCGAGTATATCCACCGCCGCTTGTTGGGTCGTCCGACCTACGGTCGTCAAGAAAACAACAAGTACTTTGATATTTGCGCCAAGAAGGGCTTTTACGCACTGATTGATGCCATCATTGACAGCGAAGAGTACAGCCAGGCATTTGGCGAAGATACAGTTCCATACGAACGCTATCTTACTCCCGCAGGTGTGGCATTGCGGAAACTGCGCGTTGGTAGCATCCGCGAAGATGTCGGTGCAAAAGTCGAGAAGCAAGAAACACCCATGTTTGTACAAATGGGTGCAGTCACCGAAACACGGACGGAACCAGATATCCAGTCCCGCATCAACCAAGGTGTCAGCAAAAAGCGCGAACAAAGGAAAATCTTCAAGTTGGTGGCTGGTACTGGCGACAAAGTCGCGGTACAAACTGTTATTAGCGCCGCCTATCGGCAGATTTTCGAGCGGGATATCGCACCCTACGTTGCTTCTTCTAGAGAATTCAAGGTCTTGGAAAGCAAGCTGAGTAACGGCGAAATAACCGTTAAAGAATTCATTGAAGGTTTAGGCTGTTCTGGTCTATACCTGAAAGAATTTTATGCCCCCTACCCCAACACCAAAGTAATTGAACTGGGAACCAAGCATTTTCTAGGACGCGCTCCCTTAGACCAGGCAGAAATCAGGAAGTATAATCAGATTCTAGCAACTCAGGGGATTCGCGCATTCATCCGGACAATGCTGAATACTCCAGAATATTTGCAAGCGTTTGGTGAAGATACGGTTCCTTACAACCGCTTTGCGACCTTGCCAGCGGCGAACTTCCCGAATTCTCAAAGACTGTATAACCAGTTGACCAAGCAGAACAAGGATATTGTTGTTCCTAGCTTTGAGTCGACCAAGCCGCGTATGGATGTGGCGCAAATGCCAATTATGGCGAAAGCGATCGCAGATATGGCAGCGAAAGCAAGGCAAATCGATAAGAGCAAGCCGCTGTTTATCGAACTGGGTCGTTCTTACAACGATGGACGCGGACAGTCAGTAGAAGTGGGTGTAGGTACAACCCGCCGCAAACCCGCCCGCATTTACCGCATGACTGTAGGAGCAAACCAAGCAGAAATGCAACAGGTAATGAATGCTATTTACGTTCAGGTAATGGATGTATTTAGCGGTCAGGTTCCTGAGTATTTCCGCCGCAGCGATCTGGAAAGCAAACTGCGGAACGGGGAAATCTCCGTACGCGAGTTTGTGCGTGAACTAGCTAGTTCCGAAATTTATCGCAAGCGCTTCTACACTCCGTATCCCAACACCAAGGTGATTGAATTCCTCTTCCGTCACCTTTTGGGACGCGCACCAGCAACTCAAGCGGAAATTCGCCAGTACAACAAACTACTGGCTGATGGCGGTTTGAGAACTGCTGTAGAAGCGATGGTAAATAGCCCAGAGTATACCCGTTACTTTGGCGAGGATGTAGTGCCTTATCAGCGCTTCCCCTCCTTGCCTGCGGGTAACTACCTCGGCAGTGTCCAAGCAGCAGCTGACTTAGTGAAGCAGTCTTGGTCTAGCTTGTCACCGTCCGTACTAACAGGACGTTACAGTCAAGGTTAA
- the atpE gene encoding ATP synthase F0 subunit C: protein MDPLISAASVLAAALAIGLAAIGPGIGQGNAAGQAVEGIARQPEAEGKIRGTLLLTLAFMESLTIYGLVIALVLLFANPFS, encoded by the coding sequence ATGGATCCATTGATTTCTGCTGCTTCAGTTCTCGCTGCTGCTTTAGCAATTGGTTTAGCTGCGATTGGCCCTGGTATTGGTCAAGGAAATGCTGCTGGTCAAGCAGTAGAAGGTATTGCCCGTCAGCCAGAAGCAGAAGGAAAAATTCGCGGTACTCTGCTGTTAACCTTGGCGTTCATGGAATCACTGACAATTTACGGTCTGGTGATTGCTCTGGTACTGCTGTTTGCTAACCCCTTTTCCTAG
- the atpH gene encoding ATP synthase F1 subunit delta — MKGNVALTEVAVPYAEALMSVAQSRNLTEEFGDDVRALLSLLSQSEQLQKFLDNPFIQAEDKKAVINRILGEGANTYLRNFLMLLVDRRRIMLLEDVCQQYLALLRQLKQTVLAEVVSAVPLSEAQQQAVKEKVIGMTNAREVELETRIDPDIIGGVIIKVGSQVIDASLRGQLRRLSLRLTSA, encoded by the coding sequence ATGAAAGGTAATGTAGCATTAACAGAAGTAGCCGTTCCTTACGCAGAGGCTTTGATGTCGGTAGCGCAATCAAGAAATCTCACAGAAGAGTTCGGCGATGATGTGCGTGCATTGCTGAGTTTACTGTCACAGAGTGAGCAACTGCAAAAGTTTCTTGACAACCCGTTTATTCAGGCTGAGGACAAAAAAGCAGTTATCAACCGTATTCTTGGTGAAGGTGCTAACACATATCTCCGTAATTTCTTAATGCTGTTGGTAGATAGACGGCGCATTATGTTGTTGGAAGATGTTTGCCAACAATATTTGGCGCTTTTGCGGCAACTCAAGCAAACAGTGTTAGCAGAAGTGGTTTCTGCCGTTCCTCTCTCGGAAGCGCAGCAACAAGCAGTTAAAGAAAAGGTCATAGGAATGACCAACGCTCGCGAAGTAGAACTAGAAACCAGAATTGACCCCGATATCATTGGTGGTGTCATCATCAAAGTAGGCTCTCAGGTAATTGACGCTAGTTTGCGAGGTCAACTGCGTCGCTTGTCCTTGCGCTTAACTAGCGCCTAA
- a CDS encoding F0F1 ATP synthase subunit B, whose translation MGIIGTVLLVATEAAEAESQGGFGLDFNILETNIINLAILIGVLFYFGRKVISNTLNERRSNIETAIREAEERAKEAAIKLSEVQQKLTQAQAEAQQIRKAAEENARSAREAILARAAEDVERMRETAARDLDTERERALAQLRQQVVAMALQKAESELRSGIGDDAQQTLIDRSIALLGG comes from the coding sequence ATGGGTATCATAGGAACTGTCTTATTAGTAGCCACAGAGGCGGCAGAAGCAGAATCGCAAGGCGGTTTCGGTCTTGACTTCAACATTCTTGAAACCAATATAATTAACCTGGCAATTCTGATTGGCGTTCTATTTTATTTTGGGCGTAAAGTTATAAGTAACACACTAAACGAGCGACGCTCAAATATTGAAACAGCGATTCGGGAAGCAGAAGAACGCGCAAAAGAAGCAGCGATCAAACTTTCCGAGGTACAGCAAAAGTTGACCCAGGCACAAGCAGAGGCGCAGCAAATCCGCAAAGCTGCTGAAGAAAATGCTCGCTCAGCTCGTGAGGCAATTTTGGCACGAGCAGCAGAAGATGTGGAACGTATGAGAGAAACAGCTGCTCGCGATTTAGATACAGAAAGAGAACGGGCGCTTGCTCAACTGCGGCAGCAGGTAGTGGCTATGGCATTGCAAAAAGCCGAGTCCGAACTCCGTAGTGGAATTGGCGACGATGCTCAACAAACACTAATTGACCGTAGTATCGCGCTACTAGGAGGCTAG
- the atpB gene encoding F0F1 ATP synthase subunit A, which yields MLNFLNFFNSVPLAELEVGNHFYWQLGNLKIHGQVFLTSWFVIGILVVASLAATRNIQRIPSGIQNFMEYALEFIRDLTKNQIGEKEYRPWVPFIGTLFLFIFVSNWSGALVPWKLIKLPSGELAAPTNDINTTVALALLTSLAYFYAGFSKRGLGYFKKYIEPTPILLPIAILEDFTKPLSLSFRLFGNILADELVVAVLVLLVPLFVPLPVMALGLFTSAIQALVFATLAAAYIHEAMEGHGGEEHEGH from the coding sequence ATGCTCAATTTTCTGAACTTCTTCAATTCTGTTCCCCTTGCCGAATTAGAGGTAGGAAATCATTTCTACTGGCAATTGGGTAATCTAAAAATACATGGACAAGTTTTTCTCACCTCGTGGTTTGTAATTGGCATTCTAGTGGTAGCTTCACTAGCTGCTACTCGGAACATCCAGAGGATTCCTAGTGGCATACAAAATTTTATGGAATATGCCTTGGAATTTATTCGGGATTTGACGAAAAACCAGATTGGTGAGAAAGAGTATCGTCCTTGGGTGCCTTTTATCGGCACGTTGTTTTTGTTTATCTTCGTATCGAATTGGTCGGGCGCTTTAGTTCCTTGGAAGCTCATCAAACTGCCATCTGGTGAATTGGCAGCTCCGACTAATGACATCAATACGACAGTTGCACTGGCGTTGTTGACTTCTTTGGCTTACTTTTACGCCGGTTTTAGCAAGCGCGGTTTGGGTTACTTTAAAAAGTATATCGAGCCAACACCGATTCTTTTACCAATCGCGATTCTAGAAGATTTCACCAAACCTCTTTCCCTAAGCTTCCGTCTTTTTGGCAACATTTTGGCGGATGAATTAGTGGTGGCGGTACTAGTTCTTTTGGTTCCTCTATTTGTGCCTCTGCCGGTAATGGCTCTGGGGTTGTTTACAAGTGCTATTCAAGCCCTGGTTTTTGCCACCTTAGCAGCAGCTTACATACATGAGGCCATGGAGGGGCATGGTGGTGAAGAGCATGAAGGACATTAA
- a CDS encoding 2-phosphosulfolactate phosphatase, with amino-acid sequence MIFDQSEFDLRCEWSYQGITHLAPISDVVVIVDVLSFSTSVEIATNNGAIIFPYEWKDESAHDYAKSLQAQLAGDRTSKDSYSLSPASLIKIPVGTKLVLPSPNGSYLTLRTGRTPTLAGCLRNCETVAKWAQKYGSKIAVIPAGERWEDGTLRPAFEDLIGAGAILSYLNGSLSPEAEIAVAVFHDFKKNLLAYLKKCSSGKELIARGFESDIEIAAAFNVSNCVPLFIKNAYVKQFM; translated from the coding sequence ATGATTTTTGACCAATCAGAATTTGACCTGCGCTGTGAGTGGAGTTATCAAGGTATTACTCACCTAGCTCCCATTAGTGATGTGGTTGTGATAGTTGATGTTTTATCTTTTTCTACCTCTGTAGAAATAGCCACCAACAACGGCGCGATCATTTTTCCCTACGAGTGGAAAGATGAGTCAGCGCATGATTATGCCAAATCTTTACAGGCGCAATTGGCAGGCGATCGCACTTCCAAAGACAGTTATTCTCTCTCACCTGCATCACTAATTAAAATTCCGGTAGGAACAAAACTAGTTTTGCCATCTCCTAATGGTTCTTACCTCACTTTACGAACTGGCAGAACACCTACTTTGGCGGGTTGCTTGCGGAACTGCGAAACTGTGGCAAAGTGGGCTCAAAAATATGGTTCCAAAATTGCAGTTATTCCCGCAGGTGAAAGGTGGGAAGATGGCACGTTAAGACCTGCTTTTGAAGATTTGATTGGTGCTGGGGCAATTCTTAGTTATCTTAATGGCAGTTTATCACCGGAAGCTGAAATTGCTGTGGCAGTATTTCATGATTTTAAAAAAAATTTGCTGGCTTATTTGAAAAAATGCAGTTCAGGTAAAGAGTTAATTGCACGCGGGTTTGAATCAGACATTGAAATTGCAGCAGCTTTTAACGTGAGTAATTGTGTACCTTTGTTTATAAAAAATGCTTATGTGAAACAGTTTATGTAA
- a CDS encoding F0F1 ATP synthase subunit B' gives MFDFDATLPLMALQFLLLAAVLNVIFYKPLTKALDDRDNYIRTNNLEARERLAKAERLTKEYERQLAEARRQSQAVVAEAQAEAQQITAEKIAEAQREAQAQREQVAQEIEQQKQEALRSLEQQVDAFSRQILEKLLGPTLVK, from the coding sequence ATGTTTGATTTCGATGCTACCTTGCCCTTGATGGCATTGCAGTTCCTGCTGTTGGCAGCTGTTTTAAATGTGATTTTCTATAAGCCATTGACCAAGGCACTGGACGATCGGGATAATTACATCCGAACGAATAACCTTGAAGCTCGGGAACGCTTGGCCAAAGCCGAGCGATTGACCAAAGAATATGAGCGGCAGCTAGCAGAAGCTCGCAGGCAATCTCAAGCAGTTGTGGCTGAAGCTCAAGCTGAAGCTCAACAAATTACTGCCGAGAAAATCGCTGAGGCACAAAGAGAAGCTCAGGCTCAACGAGAACAAGTGGCTCAAGAAATAGAACAGCAAAAGCAGGAAGCTTTACGTTCCTTAGAGCAACAGGTAGATGCCTTCAGCAGGCAGATTCTGGAAAAACTCTTGGGACCCACTTTAGTTAAATAA
- a CDS encoding phycobilisome linker polypeptide, whose protein sequence is MRMFKITACVPSQTRIRTQRELQNTYFTKLVPYENWFREQQRIQKMGGKIVKVELATGKQGTNAGLA, encoded by the coding sequence ATGCGGATGTTTAAAATTACTGCTTGCGTTCCTAGCCAAACTAGAATTCGTACCCAGCGGGAATTGCAAAATACTTACTTCACTAAGTTAGTTCCCTATGAGAACTGGTTCCGCGAACAGCAACGTATTCAAAAAATGGGCGGTAAAATTGTTAAGGTAGAATTGGCTACTGGTAAGCAAGGAACAAATGCTGGTTTAGCTTAA